In Selenihalanaerobacter shriftii, the sequence TTCAAAATTCTTTATATAACCTTTGACAATTTATATTTTAAATTTTATAATGAAGAAAGATGTACATATAAACAAAGAGAACGATTTAAATATGAGGAGGTAAAAATGAAATTTAAAAAGTTTTATATTTTAATTATTTGTCTGTTTTTAATAATATCACTAGGTATTAATAAAGTCCAAGCTGAATCGCCAAATAATCGTATTGAAAAAGCTATTAAAGTATTAAATGAAGTCTCTGATCAGAATGATGCAGAATCTATGGCTAGCCTACTTAGAAAAGCTAAAGGGGTTGTTATCTTTCCTAAAGTACTTAAAGGAGGGTTTATATTCGGGGCCCGTTACGGTGATGGTTTATTATTAAAACATGACACCAATCGTGATATCTGGTACGGTCCTTATTTTATTGAAATGAAAGGATTATCATATGGATTCCAAGCTGGAGTTCAGTCCATTGGTCTTGTTTTAGTTATTAATAATGAACTTGGTTTGAATAATTTTGAAGAAAGCACTCTAACCTTAGGAGGAGATCTTTCAATAGCTGCTGGTCCTGTTGGACGTTCAACAGAAGCCAGCACAGATATTGAATTAGAAGCAGCCATATATAGTTATTCAATGAGTAAAGGTGCATTTGCTGGTGTCTCTATTGAAGGTTCCCAAATAAAGAATGATACAGAAGCTAATAGAACTTACTGGGGGACTTCTCTTACTCCACATGAAATGCTTAACAAAAGAGCAACTAGCTACAAAATCACTTCTTTAATCAATACTATTGAAAAGCTTACGGCAACTGCAGATTAAATATATCCTAAAAAAAGACCAGAGCTAGATTATGCTCTGGTCTTTTAGCAAATTACTTTTTTAATTTA encodes:
- a CDS encoding lipid-binding SYLF domain-containing protein, whose product is MKFKKFYILIICLFLIISLGINKVQAESPNNRIEKAIKVLNEVSDQNDAESMASLLRKAKGVVIFPKVLKGGFIFGARYGDGLLLKHDTNRDIWYGPYFIEMKGLSYGFQAGVQSIGLVLVINNELGLNNFEESTLTLGGDLSIAAGPVGRSTEASTDIELEAAIYSYSMSKGAFAGVSIEGSQIKNDTEANRTYWGTSLTPHEMLNKRATSYKITSLINTIEKLTATAD